TGCAAACGGCGATTGCCGGCTGCGGTCAGTTCGTACCATTTTCGCGGCCGGCCAGTTGATTTTTCCCACTTGCTGCGGATGAGCTTGTCCGATTCCAACTTGTGCAACAGCGGATAGAGTGTGCCCGCCTGCAGTTGCACCGCTTGATTGCTGGCGTCGGCCAAGCGCTTTTGGAGCGAGTAGCCGTACGTCGGACCGTCGGCCAGGACGGACAAAATCATCAAATCCAAACTGCCGCGCAATAATTCGCTGCTGAGTTTAATGGGCATATTTGTCGCTCCGTCGGGTGAAGTGTGGGTGAATGGTTGAAATTGATTCCTGCTAAACCGCGAGCGCGGTGCAACGTTCGATAGCGGGCGACATTCGAGGCGATGATCAGTGGCAACCCGATATATAGCGAATC
The Pirellulales bacterium genome window above contains:
- a CDS encoding PadR family transcriptional regulator — its product is MPIKLSSELLRGSLDLMILSVLADGPTYGYSLQKRLADASNQAVQLQAGTLYPLLHKLESDKLIRSKWEKSTGRPRKWYELTAAGNRRLHQQATEWHSYVACLKQLLPTLATSNQQLAASRTSPANC